CGCACCGCCCCGCAGCCACTGGTACGTCGTCGTGGCGGCCGGGTCCGCGGTGACGGCACCGGGAGCCGTGAGGGTGGCGCCCACGGCGGTGGCACCGGATACGGGGGTGGTGGCGACCGTCGGCTGCGCCGTGAGGGGAAGCGGCTGCGGCGGCCGCACGCCCTGGGCCTGGACCATCGCCCGGCCGTCGGACCTGCTGCCGTCGATGGAGTTCCCGGCAGAATCGTCGAGGTAGACCATCACCCGCGCCTCGATGACGGCACCGGACATCGCCGCGGTCACGGGGAAGGTCGCACTGGTCGTGCTCGACCGGGTGAAGCCGACCTGGGGACGGCCGTCGACGTACCAGCTGATCTCGCTGTAATAGCGGCCGGACGGCGGTCCGAAGCTCGCCGTCAGCGTCTGGCCGGGCGCGGGTGTGCCCGTGATCTTCAGAGCCGAGGCGAACTGGGCGTGGCCCGGGCCCACGACGTTGCCGTCTGAGAACAGCACAGCGCTCTGGTAGCCGGCCAGCGTGCCGGTCACCGCGACCGTCACCCGCTTGCCCGCGTCGGCGGAGGTGGGCAGGTAGGTCGATGTGGTGGCACCCGCGATCTTCTCGAGGGTGGTGTTGTTCGCCCACCGGTACCACTGGTACGTGAGGGCGGCGGTGGTCGGTCGCCAGCCCTCGAGCCCGACGGCGGTGAGCGGCTTGCCCACCTCGAAGGCTCCGAGGACGAACGGCTCGACCGGCGCCATCCCGAGGCCGGTGGTGGGCAGCGTCAGCCGGAACGTCGTGGGACCGTCCGTCGCGGTCCAGTCGCTCGCCGTGTCCACGGAGGTCGAGACGGTCGCGTCCGAGCGCCAGCAGGTGTCGCGGTGGCGCACCTCGGCGGTCCACTCGCCGCCGTCGCCGAAGCCGTAGAAGCTGTCGCTGAAGCAGATCCGGTACTTGGTGCCAGCGTTCAGTCCGAAGCCGTTGTACTCGAAGCGGCCGTTCGCGTCGGTGAGCTTCGGGCCGAACTGCAGGCCGATCCACTGGCCGTTCTGCAGGCTGTAGATGTCCCAGTAGACCCTCTGCAGCGGCTTGCCCTGCTCGTCGACCGCGACGCCGACGACGGTCGGTGCGGCCGCGGCGGAGCCGGCGGTCAGGGGCAGCAGGACGAGCGCGAGGAGAGCGGCGGAGAGGGCGGACAACAGGAGGCGGATCGGTTTGAGCACGAGCGCCACCCTTCCCGCCGGGCCTCGGGCGAAACGGTTCGAGCGACGGTGTGACGCATGACTCGGCGGTGTGACGGAAGTGACGGGTGTGACATACCGTGGTGCGATGCGCCGGATCTTCCCCCACCCCGTCGTGTCCCTCGCCTCCCTCGTCGTGGCCGCCTGCCTGGTCGCGGGCGTCCTCACCCTGGCCGTCGGGCGGCCGGACGGTGCCGCGGGCACCGTGCCGCGGGCGGTGAGCGCCGCGGCCGTCTCCGACCGCCAGGTCGACCTGGAACGGTTCGCCGCGCCCGGCCCGTGGAAACCGGCGAGGACGCGCGCGAAGTTCGGCCGGACCTACGAGGTCGCGCGCTGGAAGAGCCCGTGGGTCTCCCCCGGCTTCGACTTCACCGAGCTGATCGCGTCGTGGTCCGCCCGCACCCCCGGCTCCAGCTGGATCGAGGTCGAGGTCCGCGGCCGCTCCGCCGGCGGCGCGAAGACGTCGTGGGACGTGCTCGCCCGCTGGGCGGCCAAGGACAAGGTCGTCAAGCGCCGCTCGGGCGGCACCCAGGCCGACGACGGCACCCGGGTCGTGACCGACACCTGGCGGACGGCCGGCCTGGCGTCGTACCGACTCCGGGTCGCGGTGCACCACGAGCGCGGCCGCAAGGCCCCCCGCGTCGACCTGGTCACCGCGATGACCTCGCGCCTGCCCGCCACCTCCGGCCCGACCTCGACGCCCGCGGTCGCGCGTGGCGTGGAGCTCGCCGTGCCGCGGTACTCCCAGATGATCCACTCCGGCCACTACCCGCAGTGGGGCGGCGGTGGCGAGGCATGGTGCTCACCGACGTCGACCGCGATGGTGCTCGGCTACTACGGCCGGCTGCCGGGCCCCGGCAGCTACGGCTGGGTGCCCGGCGGACACCCGGACCCGTGGGTCGACGCGACCGCGCGGCTGACCTACGACCACGCCTACCGGGGCACCGGGAACTGGACGTTCAACACCGCCTACGCCGCGCGGCGGCTCGGTGCCGCCGGGGAGGCGTTCGTGACCCGGCTGCGCGACCTCACCGACGCCGAGCTGCTCGTGCAGGCCGGCATCCCTCCCGTGATCTCGCTGGCGTTCGCCCGCGGGGAGCTCGCCGGCGCCCCGATCTCCTCCTCCAACGGGCACCTGCTGGTGATCGTCGGCTTCACCACCACCGGCGACGTGATCGTCAACGACCCCGCCGCGTCCGGCAACGACGGCGTGCGGCGGGTCTACTCCCGCGCGCAGCTGGAGCGGGCCTGGCTGCAGGCGTCCGGCGGCGCGGCGAACGTCGTCCACGACGCCGCCCACCCGCTGCCGCCCGCGCCCGCCGGCAACTGGTGAGCT
This region of Nocardioides sp. L-11A genomic DNA includes:
- a CDS encoding C39 family peptidase, translated to MRRIFPHPVVSLASLVVAACLVAGVLTLAVGRPDGAAGTVPRAVSAAAVSDRQVDLERFAAPGPWKPARTRAKFGRTYEVARWKSPWVSPGFDFTELIASWSARTPGSSWIEVEVRGRSAGGAKTSWDVLARWAAKDKVVKRRSGGTQADDGTRVVTDTWRTAGLASYRLRVAVHHERGRKAPRVDLVTAMTSRLPATSGPTSTPAVARGVELAVPRYSQMIHSGHYPQWGGGGEAWCSPTSTAMVLGYYGRLPGPGSYGWVPGGHPDPWVDATARLTYDHAYRGTGNWTFNTAYAARRLGAAGEAFVTRLRDLTDAELLVQAGIPPVISLAFARGELAGAPISSSNGHLLVIVGFTTTGDVIVNDPAASGNDGVRRVYSRAQLERAWLQASGGAANVVHDAAHPLPPAPAGNW